In the genome of Tripterygium wilfordii isolate XIE 37 chromosome 19, ASM1340144v1, whole genome shotgun sequence, one region contains:
- the LOC119986041 gene encoding fasciclin-like arabinogalactan protein 1, producing MEVSRVLSVLLLLTISYTTQAHNITRLLAKHPSFSTFNHYLTLTHLAPEINSRTTITVCAIDNAAMSELLDKHLSLYTLKNILSMHVLLDYFGSKKLHQITNGTALAATMFQATGSAPGSSGFVNITDLKGGKVGFGTAAPDGADLNVFYVKSLEEVPYNISVIQISKVLESDVAEAPAPGPAQMNLTGIMSAHGCKVFADTLLANPEASKTYQDNIDGGLTVFCPLDDPFKAFLPKFKNLSAPGKASFLEFFGVPVYQSLSMLKSNNGLMNTLATDGASKFDLTVQNDGEQVTLKTKSTTARITGTLIDEQPLAIYTIDKVLLPKELFKGAPTPAPAPAPEKAADAPKSSKDAPSSDSAPADSPDDVADQAADNNAGIRYGSGRVAAITLSLFLGLLLL from the exons ATGGAGGTCAGCAGAGTACTCTCTGTGCTTCTCTTGCTCACAATCTCCTACACTACTCAAGCGCACAACATCACGCGCCTCCTAGCCAAGCACCCGAGCTTCTCCACCTTCAACCACTACCTCACTCTCACACACCTAGCCCCTGAAATCAACAGCCGCACCACCATCACCGTCTGCGCAATTGACAACGCCGCCATGTCCGAACTCCTTGACAAACACCTCTCCCTCTACACTCTCAAAAACATCCTCTCAATGCATGTCCTCCTCGACTACTTCGGCTCCAAGAAGCTCCACCAGATCACCAATGGCACCGCCCTCGCCGCTACAATGTTCCAGGCCACAGGCTCCGCCCCCGGATCCTCCGGATTCGTCAACATCACCGATTTGAAAGGAGGGAAGGTCGGCTTCGGAACCGCCGCACCCGACGGAGCTGATCTTAATGTGTTTTATGTGAAGAGCTTGGAGGAAGTGCCGTACAATATATCGGTGATTCAGATCAGTAAAGTTTTGGAGTCTGACGTGGCTGAGGCCCCGGCTCCTGGGCCGGCCCAGATGAATTTGACCGGGATCATGTCGGCCCACGGTTGCAAGGTGTTTGCTGATACTCTGTTGGCCAATCCAGAGGCTTCCAAGACATACCAG GACAATATTGATGGGGGGTTAACCGTGTTTTGTCCTCTCGATGATCCATTCAAAGCATTTCTACCAAAATTCAAGAACCTATCGGCACCTGGCAAAGCTTCATTCTTGGAATTCTTTGGTGTGCCTGTGTACCAATCATTGTCCATGTTGAAGTCCAACAATGGGCTTATGAACACATTAGCTACTGATGGAGCAAGCAAGTTCGATTTGACCGTCCAAAATGATGGTGAACAAGTGACACTGAAGACCAAGAGCACGACAGCAAGAATCACTGGTACTTTGATTGATGAGCAGCCGTTGGCTATATACACAATTGATAAGGTTTTATTGCCTAAGGAGTTGTTCAAAGGCGCACCTACTCCAGCCCCTGCACCTGCCCCGGAGAAGGCAGCCGATGCCCCAAAATCTAGCAAGGACGCACCATCGTCAGACTCCGCCCCCGCTGATTCTCCAGATGACGTTGCAGATCAAGCAGCCGACAACAATGCTGGTATTCGATATGGCAGCGGAAGAGTTGCTGCTATAACATTGAGCTTGTTCCTAGGTTTGTTATTGCTGTAA
- the LOC119985891 gene encoding protein TIC 20-v, chloroplastic-like has protein sequence MTLSISNLLSPPTPLSFSNKRLSLKQSSPLSFTSFTKELRNKAKPGRRLSSITAKNNGGNDTADAPDRIISAVCYFYPFFDGIQYGKYVITQFSPIQTLIQPLVPAIRVFKSFPFNGFLVFLTLYFVVVRNRNFSRYVRFNTMQAIVLDVLLIFPDLLKRTFNPRGRLGLDLVMSLDSTVFLFLLISLIYGSSTCLLGQVPRLPIVAEAAERQVPF, from the coding sequence ATGACCCTATCCATATCCAATCTTCTATCTCCCCCAACGCCTCTTAGCTTCTCTAACAAACGTCTCTCTCTCAAGCAGTCGTCACCTCTCTCTTTTACCAGTTTCACCAAGGAGCTAAGAAACAAAGCAAAACCCGGAAGAAGACTCTCCTCCATCACGGCCAAAAACAATGGTGGCAACGACACAGCTGATGCCCCAGATCGTATAATTTCAGCTGTCTGCTACTTCTATCCTTTCTTTGACGGCATACAGTATGGAAAGTATGTTATCACTCAATTCTCTCCCATTCAAACCCTTATACAGCCTTTGGTGCCAGCTATAAGGGTTTTTAAGAGCTTTCCATTTAATGGGTTTTTGGTGTTTTTGACTCTCTATTTCGTTGTTGTGAGGAATCGCAATTTTAGTAGATATGTGAGGTTCAATACTATGCAGGCTATAGTGTTGGATGTGTTGTTGATATTCCCAGATCTTTTGAAGAGGACCTTTAACCCAAGAGGGCGGTTGGGGCTTGATTTGGTGATGAGTTTGGACAGCACTGTGTTCTTGTTCCTTTTGATTAGTTTGATTTATGGGTCATCTACTTGCTTGCTGGGTCAGGTGCCCAGGTTACCGATTGTTGCTGAGGCAGCTGAAAGGCAAGTTCCTTTTTGA
- the LOC119986040 gene encoding putative F-box/LRR-repeat protein At3g58880, with product MDDSCAKFEAAIDDSGNTETKACDQTSVLPDKVIHHIMSLLHPKDFINTCSLSKRWNRLWCSVPVLQFRQSNWPHDRTLKSEEIGEAQQQRFVNFVDRSIQKFIDMRKHHQSIQKFDLQILRMDTESVSHIDRWLKFATQNHVQNLYLSMPRGSDENMEFYNLPVETVFASQSLQSVLLSGCELNLEHVKSSIHCPSLRKLALLHVYLDNNTIRNLFRCCPSITTFRLSNAWGLKKLHISRIPSVETVEVHSNTGDLEEVYIDDAPMLRSIELWYRRDLRSIKLWERRDRTFTYNFHRCSALTSLSFNYCFLTNKHLQDVLSGIPSLESLYIRNCMLDRTIEISGRKLKALTLIYSDVSEVKIDNSYNGCFSFSFEGRVEAIPHLHLKSWSCHCQINLHNACNDVINANWFLVLRQKLVFLNCKKSIRINLHEYIKISDLKQQFKEITLPSSFEVEDLTIYTDTSSLDFTALLDRFLQLCHPSTISIQSNHIAIRERIQSLLEKLWMDKDIESCCVSNNIKCWRHCLEYIVFESNKVKEGMEVSTFRLAWKLDN from the exons ATGGATGATTCCTGTGCCAAATTCGAGGCCGCCATAGACGATTCTGGCAATACTGAGACGAAAGCTTGCGATCAAACTTCAGTATTGCCGGATAAAGTCATCCATCACATAATGTCTCTGCTTCATCCAAAGGATTTTATTAATACCTGCTCGTTATCCAAGCGCTGGAATCGTTTATGGTGTTCAGTCCCTGTGCTCCAGTTTCGTCAATCCAACTGGCCACATGATCGTACACTAAAGTCTGAAGAAATCGGAGAAGCACAACAACAACGGTTCGTAAATTTTGTGGATCGTTCAATTCAAAAGTTTATTGATATGAGAAAGCATCATCAGAGTATTCAAAAATTTGATCTCCAAATTCTTCGCATGGATACTGAGTCTGTTTCTCATATTGATCGTTGGCTAAAATTCGCCACGCAAAATCATGTCCAAAACCTATATTTATCCATGCCTAGGGGATCTGATGAGAACATGGAATTCTACAATTTGCCAGTTGAGACAGTTTTTGCATCTCAATCGCTCCAGAGTGTGCTGCTCTCCGGTTGCGAATTGAATCTTGAACATGTTAAGAGTTCCATCCATTGTCCTTCTTTAAGGAAATTGGCTCTCCTTCATGTATACTTAGACAACAACACAATCCGGAATCTCTTCCGCTGCTGCCCATCGATTACTACTTTTCGTCTATCTAATGCTTGGGGATTGAAGAAGTTACATATCTCGCGCATCCCAAGTGTTGAGACTGTTGAGGTACATTCGAATACGGGTGACCTTGAGGAGGTTTACATAGATGATGCTCCGATGCTTCGAAGTATTGAGTTGTGGTACAGAAGGGATCTTCGAAGTATTAAGTTGTGGGAACGAAGGGATCGTACATTCACATACAACTTTCATAGGTGTTCAGCTTTGACAAGTTTGAGCTTCAATTATTGCTTTTTAACAAACAAACACTTACAAGACGTTCTTTCTGGGATTCCCAGTCTCGAGAGCTTATATATTCGAAATTGTATGCTGGATAGGACTATTGAAATTTCAGGCCGGAAGCTGAAGGCCTTGACTCTAATCTACTCAGATGTTTCAGAAGTTAAAATTGATAATAGTTATAACGGTTGCTTTTCATTTAGCTTCGAAGGACGAGTAGAAGCGATCCCTCATCTTCATCTGAAGAGTTGGAGTTGTCATTGCCAAATTAATTTACATAATGCTTGCAATGATGTTATCAATGCAAACTGGTTCCTTGTATTGAGGCAAAAACTCGTCTTCCTGAACTGTAAAAAGTCCATACGTATCAACCTTCATGAG TATATCAAAATATCCGATCTCAAGCAGCAATTCAAAGAAATTACATTGCCCTCATCATTTGAAGTCGAGGATTTGACCATTTACACCGATACGTCTTCCTTGGACTTTACAGCACTCCTAGATCGCTTTCTTCAATTATGTCATCCAAGTACCATATCCATTCAATCAAATCATATTGCTATACGCGAACGTATACAG TCCCTTCTTGAGAAGTTGTGGATGGACAAAGATATTGAATCATGCTGCGTATCCAACAACATCAAGTGCTGGCGTCATTGCTTGGAATACATCGTTTTTGAGAGCAACAAAGTGAAAGAAGGCATGGAAGTTTCTACCTTTAGATTAGCTTGGAAGTTGGACAATTAA